A single genomic interval of Asterias amurensis chromosome 1, ASM3211899v1 harbors:
- the LOC139943101 gene encoding uncharacterized protein gives MLQLNDSKTDFFVCANSRCLSSLSDVSLQVDSEIIQPSTNIRNLGVEFDQAMRMSDQVTSICRSVNFSLRNLSRIRMYIDKPTCQAAVRALVTSRLDYANSLLYGISSVDCQRLQRLQNRAAKLIYQAKKYDRVTPILHDLHWLTVSNRINFKILTLVFKCLNTASAPSYLTDLIQLYKPNRYLRSSTDTRLLAIPKTRTTTGEKSFHAAAPKLWNDLPHSIRHSSSLAAFKKSLKTHLFT, from the coding sequence ATGCTTCAACTCAACGATTCCAAAACTGATTTCTTTGTCTGTGCCAACAGTAGATGTCTCAGTTCGCTATCTGATGTTTCCCTCCAAGTAGACTCCGAAATCATCCAGCCTTCCACGAATATCAGAAATCTTGGAGTGGAGTTTGACCAGGCCATGCGGATGTCCGACCAAGTCACTTCTATTTGCCGATCCGTTAATTTCAGTCTACGTAACCTTTCTCGGATAAGAATGTACATTGATAAGCCCACATGCCAGGCTGCTGTTAGAGCCCTTGTAACGTCTCGTCTCGATTATGCTAACTCTCTTCTCTATGGAATATCATCTGTTGACTGTCAACgccttcaacggctccaaaatcgTGCAGCTAAACTGATCTACCAGGCCAAGAAATATGACAGAGTCACTCCCATTCTTCACGATCTTCACTGGCTGACAGTCTCCAACCGTATCAACTTTAAAATACTTACCCTGGTCTTCAAATGTCTCAATACCGCCTCTGCGCCTTCATACCTAACGGATCTCATTCAGTTGTACAAACCTAACAGATACCTCCGGTCATCTACTGACACCAGACTACTTGCCATCCCCAAAACACGCACCACTACTGGTGAAAAAAGCTTCCACGCTGCTgcccccaaactctggaatgatTTACCTCACAGCATCCGCCACTCTAGCTCACTAGCAGCCTTcaagaaatctctcaaaacccacctgttCACCTGA